The following DNA comes from Nitrogeniibacter aestuarii.
AGGTTTCGCTCGACACTGCTGATCTGGAGCGTCTCTTCTTCACGATCGACACTTCGATCAAGGTCACGAAGCGCTTCCAGTTTTTCTTGTGGGCCCAGGGCGCGCTGCAAAGCTTCCTGCCGCACGAGACCATGATCTGTCTTGTCGGTGATCTGGGGTCAATGCGCTTGCGACATGAAGTGTTCTCGCGAGCGCTCGTGGCGCCCGAACTGGACGAAGTCATCGCCGACCGGATCAACGGATTTGTGCCGGCCATCGTCTCTCGATGGGTCGCCAATGATCATGCGCCCCTGAGCTTTCACGAGCAGTCCGTCCCCCACGACAGCCTCAGACGGCTGATGCCCGGGCATCTGCTATGCCACGGAATGCGCCACGGCGCCGGCCAGTTCGACTCGATGTTTATCTTTGTCCGCACGCCGACCGAGGCCAGCGGGCGCGAGAAATATCTGGCCGAACTGCTCATGCCGCACATGCATACCGCAGTGCATCGCGTCTGCACCAACGAAAGTGCCAGCCGGGGCACCACCCACGAACCCCACTCCCTGTCGGATCGGGAGGTTCAGGTTCTGCACTGGATCCGTGACGGGAAGACCAATCATGAAATCGGGCAGATCCTCGGGATCAGCCCGCTGACGGTCAAGAACCACGTCCAGAAGATCCTGCGAAAGCTCGATGTGGCCAACCGTGCACAGGCGGTTGCCAAGGCGGCGGCTGGCGGGCTTTTCAACGGCCAGGCCAGCGCCCGGGCCTGACCGGTATCGAGCGGGCGCTCGCTCGCTGCCTGTTCGTCAATCCCTTCCCATCGAACCACGCGCCTAGTCCTATCGGCCCATCTGCCGGAGGTGTCCGGCGTCTCAGGGCCGACATGCGACATCCCTAGAGTGGCGCATGTCGTTCTCATGGACCAGTGCGGTAGTGCCAACGGACTACGTTGATGACATATCAATAATCACCGCCTGTAAAGCGTGCTGACGAGAATGGGCTCCGACTTCTCTCATTGGAGTCGGGGGTCACCCCAACTGAGCAAACTCAAGGAGTGTTAGACAATGAATTTCAAGACCAAAGCCCTGGTTGCTGCGCTTGCCCTGTCGGCAGCCGGCGCCGCCAACGCTGCCATCACCACTTTTGAAGAGGCAGGCGGTGGCTCTATTGTTTTGTCTGTCTGGGACAAGACCAACCAGGTCTCCGCCATTTTCGATCTGGGCATCGATACCGGTAGCTTCACCCCCGCTACGGCGACCGCCAACATGAGCTGGGACCTGAGCAGCGGTGATTACGCCGACGTCTGGGCCGCCGTGAGCGGTTACGACATGGCCAACACCTACTTCATGGTTTTTGGTGGTGATCGCACGGGCTCGCTGATTACCGATCAGTATTTCGTGTCCACGGCAACCAGCCAAGCGGGCGTCGATGCCATGACGGCTCAGGCAATCCAGAAGTTCGTTAATCAAGACACCCTGCTAATCAACAGTAACGCGCTGGGTAATCACGCGCTCGTTGAAAATGGTGCAAACGTCGACGTTGGTGGGCCTTCATACCAAGGCACCTCGATGGGTGACAACTGGGCCACTTGGTCCACTTTCACCGCGACCGCTCTGATCGGCGACTCCTTGGGTTTCTACGCCCTCCAGGGTGCCGGCTCCGCCCGCAACGTTTACGTGACCAACGAAGTGTTCGCTGGCGAGTTCTCCATGAGCGCCGCGGGTCAGCTCAGCTACGTGACCGCCCCCGTGCCGGAGCCCGAGACCTATGCCCTGATGCTGGCGGGTCTTGGTCTGATCGGTACCGTGGCCCGTCGTCGCGCAGCCCGCTGATTCAACTGTCTTCACGCATCTTCTCGACCCGGTGGTCGAGCGGATGCGCACTGCCCGAATACCAAAAGGATTGATGCAATGAAACTCAAGATGATCGCCCTGGCCGTGGCTGCCGCCGCTGCCGCTGCACCTGCCGCTGCTGCCGTGCCGACCATGGCACAGATGTCCGGGGCCTATGCCGCCGGCCGTTACATGAACGTCTCCGGTGCCTCCGCTACCAAGGCGTCCGTGAAGAAAGCCTTCCAGAACGCCTGCGCCACCCCGGCCGACCTGGTGACCCTGACCAACGATGGCAAGGACGTTAACGCCTACGCTTGCATTCTTGCCGGTGGCAAGGGTTATCCGGCCGCCTGGGCTGGCCAGACCGTGGTGATGTTCCACACGGTCAAGGGCGGTTCGCTCAACTCCATCCTGGGCATGTCGTCTGATGCCGCCCAGCAGGTGAACTTCGTGTCCTCCACCCTGGCCGGCTGCTCGGGCAGCGGCACGGCCTACACGGGTTGCGCCGCCGAGAAGCGTCGCTCCAACGGTGGGTTCTCCGACGTCGAAAAGGCACTGTTTGCCGACGTCCTGGGTGCCACGCCGCCGGCTGGTGTTGACCTCAACAAGATCGAAGTGACTCAGGCACTGGCCGGGCAGTCCTTCGGTATTGCCGCCTCGCTGCCGCTCTTCTATGCCCTCCAGGCGGCCCAGGGCATCAGTTGCGCAGCGGGTGATTTCTCCGCCGCCTGCACCCCTTCTATCTCCCGCACAGAGTACGCCACCCTCGTAGCCAAGCAGAACGCGGGCTCCATCGGCTCCTTCTACGGCTGGGATGTGCTGGATCTGGGTTCTTCCGCAAACGGCACCGCCGGTGATGGCCAGGACGAGGATGTCATCGTTTGCCGTCGTCCGGTCACCTCGGGTACTCAGGCATCCTCCAATGCCTTCTTCCTGAAGAAGAATTGCACAGCTGCTGGCTATGAGCCCTCCACGCCGACTGATTCCGTTGGCAAGTATGTGGTCATCGAAGGCTCCGGCACGTCCGACGTGAAGGCTTGTCTAGGCGACGGCGAAACGGCGGCTGCCGGTTCCAAGTTCCGTATCGGTGTGGTCTCTGCAGAGAACGTGCCGGAGGCCACCGACAAGTGGCAGTGGCTGAAGCTCGACGGCGCAGCGGTGCATGCCGATGCGGGTCAGCGCAAGAACACCATCGAGATGGAATATCAGTTCGCCATGGAAATGGTGCTGCACACCTCGTCTGAAACCACCATCACCCCGGTGAACCAGAACACGGCCCTGAAGGCCCTGACGGCGGAGCTGGGTAACGAGACCAGCCCGAAAACCGGTCTGTACATCGTCCCGAACGGCGGTACGTACTACACCGGCCCGGGCGGTGTGATCGGCCGTGCTACCAACGGTGGCAACAGCTGCGCAGCCATGGTCGAGTTCCTGTAATTCGCCCGGCGTGGCGGGTACTTGATACCCGCCTTGCGTGACTAAAGGGGGGCCTTCGGGTGCCCCTGCAACGAGCCTCTTTTCTGAAGAGGCTCGTTGTTCTTTCAGTTGCCGGGTGCTCGATGGCCTTGAAGGCACGTTGGTCGAGACCCGATCGATATAACGAAAAACGGAACGTCGTCCTGATGCCCAATCGGAGATCGGCCACCTGGCTTCGCCATGTGTGTGCCCTCGTGTTCTTCTGGTCTGCCCTCAGCCTGGCGCAGGGGCTGCCTGAGCGATTCATCCTTACCGAGATCCAGGTCAAAGGAAATACCGTGCTCCCGCAAACAACGGTCGAGCGCGCCATATACCCCTTTCTCGGCCCGGACAAGTCGGAGGCCGACATGCTGGCGGCGCGTGACGCGCTCGCCGCCGCCTACGAGGCGGAGGGCTACCTGTCGGTGCAGGTACGCCCGGTGGCCTGGACCCAGCAGGCGAGGGATGCGTTTCTGTTCACCTTTGAAGTGACCGAAGCCTCCATCGAGCGCGTCCGGGTCAAGGGCGCCGAATACAACCTGCCCAGCGAAATCCGCGCCGAGGCCGAATCGATTGCGCCCGGCAAGGTGCCGCATTTCCCCTCGTTGCAGGAGGATCTGGGACGCTTGCAGCGACGGGCCGACATGTCCGTCACGCCGGTGTTGCGCCCGGGCCGTGACCCCGGACGGATGGAAGTGGAACTGCAGGTCGAAGACACACTCCCCCTGCATGGTTCGATCGAGTTGTCCAACCGTCAGAGTGCCGATACCTCGGCCCGTCGTCTCGAAGCCGCCGTGCGCTACGACAACCTGTGGCAGGCGCAGCACAGCATCGGGCTGAGGTTCATCAATTCGCCGCTCGATACCGATCAGGTCGAGGTGTACTCCCTGGTCTATGGCATGCCGCTGGGCGGCCAGGGGCGGCGGCTTACGGTGTTTGCGGTCGAGTCCAACAGCAATGTGGTCACCGCACAGGATTTCGGGTCGCAGGGGAACGGCATCACCGTGGGCCTGCGCTACTCGATTGAGCTGCCCGCACGGCAAAGTGGCCTGTTCCATTCGGTGTCGGCGGGTGTCGACTACAAGCACCTGAAAGAAACGAGTGGTCTCGTTGGTGCAGACCGGAGCGACAAGCCGGTGATCTACATGCCGCTTGCACTTCAGTACAACGCGGCGCTGCCGGGAGGCGACCGGACCTGGGTCTTCGGGGTGGGGAGCACCATTGGCCTGCGCGGTCTGACCGACAACAACGTGGACTGCGACGGCATTGCCACGGTGGATCAATTCGAATGTCGCCGCGCGGGGGCCAATCGCAACTTCATGACCGGGCGCGTCGATCTGGGCATCCGCCAGTCATTGGGACAGTGGCGTCTGAACGCCGACCTGGCATCCCAGTTCGCCAGCGGCCCGCTGATTTCAAGCGAACAGTTTGCGGTCGGCGGCGTGGATTCCGTACGCGGCTATCTCGAAGCCGAAGCGCTGGGTGACGACGGTGCACGTCTGGGGCTGCAATTGACCTCACCCGGCTTTGCCCCCAAGGCCTGGCCGCTGGCGGTCAATGCGCTCGCTTTCTATGAGACCGGTTGGGTGCATGTCCAGGAGTCACTGGACGGACAAGTGGAGAACCAGGTGCTGGCCGGGGTCGGCGTTGGCCTTAGAGCGAAGGCCGGCAAGTTTCTATCGGCCGCGATGGACTATGCCCATGCGCTGCGAGACGGGCCGCAAACCCGAAAGGGTGACGACCGGTTGCATGTGTCCGTCGGGCTTGAGTTCTAAATCAATCTGGATGTTGGTCGCCCCGGGGCGGCGTTGGGTGGTGGCGTCATGAATCAAAATCGTTTTCGACTGGTGTTCAACGAGCGTGTTGGGGCCTGGCAGGCAGTGCCCGAGACGGCACGCGCGCGTGGCAAACGAGCATCGAGCGGTGTGGCGGCAGCGCTGGCTACTGTGCTGCTCGGTACTTCGGTGGCCGCGTTCGCCGAGCCGGCGGCAAATGCCTTGCCGGTGCCGCGCCTCGACTTCGTGAGCCGCGGCAGTGTCAGCGCGCCAGTCACCAGCGGGGCGGTGATGCGCATCGACCAGCATTCCGACAAGGCCGTGGTCAATTGGTCCAGCTTCAATGTGGGCCGGGACGCTACCGTGCGTTTCAACCAGCCGTCCTCTTCTGCGGCCATTCTCAATCGCATCTGGGACAGCCGCGCCAGCGAAATTTACGGCCACCTCGAAGCCAACGGGCAGGTCTATCTGATCAACCGCAATGGCATCCTGTTCGGCCGGAGCGCGACGGTGAATGTCGCCTCGCTGGTTGCCTCGGCGCTGAACATCAGCGATGACCTGTTCGAGGCCGGCTTTCTGAACAATCCGCAGGCGGGCAACAATCCTGCCTTTTTCCTCGACAGCGCGAATTACGACGGTTCGACCGTCGCCGACGCGCAGCAAGTCTTTCAGGCGGCGAAAGTGGTGGTGGGCGAGGGCGTAACCATCAACAGCGTTGACGGTGGGCGGGTGATGCTGCTTGCGCCGACCGTGGAGGTGGCCGGCAAGGTGCAGACCCCCGGCGGCCAGGCCGTGATTGCGGCGGGCGCCAAGGTCTATCTGGCGGCGAGCGAGAACGAAAACCTGCGCGGCATTCTGGTGGAGGTTGATCCGCTCAATCCCAACTTCAGCACCGGCGACAGCGACGGCGATGGAAAGGTCACCATCGACGAGGCAGCCGAGGTGGTCGCACGGCGTGGCAACGTGAGTATTGCCGCCTATGCGATTCAGGTCGATGGCAAGATCGCCGCCAGCACGGGGGCCACCGGAGCGGGCTCCGTGTTCCTGCAGGGGCGCGACTCGGTGAAGGCCCAGACCGACCCGAATGCGGCGGCCTATAACTATGCCTATTCGAACCGGGCCGGCGAGGTGACGATCGGCTCGACAGGGCGGGTGGAGGTCGGGATCGAAAATGCCGGGACCGACACGTTGCTCGACAGCGTGGACGCGCCTGCGTCACGGGTCTCGGTGACCGGCAGCAAGATCCTGCTGGAAGACGGTGCACGCATCAGCGCGCGTTCGGGCACCGTGTCGATGATCGCTACCACGCGGTTTGATTTCGAGAACGGCATTCAGCGGCTGTCGTTCGGCGATACCGGCCTGAACCAGCGCCCCATCGACGTCAAGGATGTCGATCCGGGTTTCGTGCTGGTGCCGGGTGAAACCGGCAGCGATGCCCGCATCGTGATTTCCAGGGGGGCGAGCATCGACGTCTCCGGAATGCGGGGAGGCGAGGATGTCGGCGCCACGGTCAGCGCGGCGCGAAATCAGATCGACGTGAAGTTTCTGCGTGCCGAGTTGAAAGATGCCCCCTTGCAGCGCAACGGTATTCTGTATCGCAAGGACGGTAGCTTCGACCTGGGTAAGGCGCGTGACGGCGTCCTGCGCATTGCCGACCTGTCGGGCTACGCTGCACTGGTCAAGCGCAGTATCCAGGAACGCAGCACCGATGGAGGCACGGTGCGCCTGCTATCCCAGGGGGATGTGGTCGTCGACACGGGGGCAAAAATCAACGTCTCGGGGGGTTGGACGCGATTCCTTTCGGCCGATATCGTCACCACCGTACTGAGCGCAAACGGTCTGCTCTTCGATATCGAGGCGGCTGACCCGGATCTCATCTACACCAGTATCGCGACGAAACGCACCACAATCCCGACCTACGATGAGGGGGCTGATGGTGGCACGTTCGAGGTGGTGACCCGCAATGCGGTGCTCGATGGCGATGTGGATGCCACGGCTCGTGTGGGGCTCTACCAGCGCCAACGGGGTGCGGCGGCGCCGAAGCGCGGCTCGCTGATCGTGGGGGGCGCCATCGGCAATGGTGACCTGGCAACCGACGGGGTTGAATTCGCTGCGGGCGAGGCGCTGGGAGCCGCGTTTCACGCCGACCCGTTGAATGCCGGCCTTGGTGCGCGCGCCGGCACACTGAGTCTCGACCCGGCACGGCTGGTTGCCTCGGGATTTCAGAACATCGAGATCTACTCGAATTCAGGCATTTCGATCCCAGCGGCAGCGACCTGGTCGTTGCCAGCACTGACATCGCTGACGCTGACGGCGGTTGACGATATCGCGATCAATCGCTCCATTCGGGGGGCCGGACTTGAACTCGCGGCGTCATCCACGGCGGGCGGTGTGAGCGTGGGCGATGGGGTTGCGATCGACACCAGCGGGCTGTGGGTCAACGATTCGCTGGCGCTGTTGACCGGCCGTTCTCCATATGCCGGCCTGATGGCGCTTGACGGTGG
Coding sequences within:
- the epsA gene encoding XrtB/PEP-CTERM-associated transcriptional regulator EpsA translates to MSDQVSLDTADLERLFFTIDTSIKVTKRFQFFLWAQGALQSFLPHETMICLVGDLGSMRLRHEVFSRALVAPELDEVIADRINGFVPAIVSRWVANDHAPLSFHEQSVPHDSLRRLMPGHLLCHGMRHGAGQFDSMFIFVRTPTEASGREKYLAELLMPHMHTAVHRVCTNESASRGTTHEPHSLSDREVQVLHWIRDGKTNHEIGQILGISPLTVKNHVQKILRKLDVANRAQAVAKAAAGGLFNGQASARA
- a CDS encoding PEPxxWA-CTERM sorting domain-containing protein; protein product: MNFKTKALVAALALSAAGAANAAITTFEEAGGGSIVLSVWDKTNQVSAIFDLGIDTGSFTPATATANMSWDLSSGDYADVWAAVSGYDMANTYFMVFGGDRTGSLITDQYFVSTATSQAGVDAMTAQAIQKFVNQDTLLINSNALGNHALVENGANVDVGGPSYQGTSMGDNWATWSTFTATALIGDSLGFYALQGAGSARNVYVTNEVFAGEFSMSAAGQLSYVTAPVPEPETYALMLAGLGLIGTVARRRAAR
- a CDS encoding ShlB/FhaC/HecB family hemolysin secretion/activation protein; this translates as MPNRRSATWLRHVCALVFFWSALSLAQGLPERFILTEIQVKGNTVLPQTTVERAIYPFLGPDKSEADMLAARDALAAAYEAEGYLSVQVRPVAWTQQARDAFLFTFEVTEASIERVRVKGAEYNLPSEIRAEAESIAPGKVPHFPSLQEDLGRLQRRADMSVTPVLRPGRDPGRMEVELQVEDTLPLHGSIELSNRQSADTSARRLEAAVRYDNLWQAQHSIGLRFINSPLDTDQVEVYSLVYGMPLGGQGRRLTVFAVESNSNVVTAQDFGSQGNGITVGLRYSIELPARQSGLFHSVSAGVDYKHLKETSGLVGADRSDKPVIYMPLALQYNAALPGGDRTWVFGVGSTIGLRGLTDNNVDCDGIATVDQFECRRAGANRNFMTGRVDLGIRQSLGQWRLNADLASQFASGPLISSEQFAVGGVDSVRGYLEAEALGDDGARLGLQLTSPGFAPKAWPLAVNALAFYETGWVHVQESLDGQVENQVLAGVGVGLRAKAGKFLSAAMDYAHALRDGPQTRKGDDRLHVSVGLEF